From one Candidatus Gastranaerophilales bacterium genomic stretch:
- the tuf gene encoding elongation factor Tu: protein MARAKFERTKPHVNVGTVGHVDHGKTTLTAAITSTMAAAGKAEAKKFDEIDAAPEEKARGITISTSHVEYETDARHYAHVDCPGHADYVKNMITGAAQMDGAILVVAATDGSMPQTKEHILLARQVGVPQLVVFMNKCDMVDDEELLELVEMELREDLSKYEFDGDNVPFIKGSALKALEAVVANPKIQRGEDKWVDKIWELMDAIDTYIPTPERQIDQPFLMPVEDVFSITGRGTVATGRVERGKVKVGEEVEIVGFGETKKCVVTGVEMFRKQLDEGMAGDNIGALLRGVGKEDIERGQVLAKPGSIKPHTKFTANVYVLTKEEGGRHTPFFPGYRPQFYIRTTDVTGSIKFEGEMVMPGDNVVMEVELIAPVAIEAGMRFAIREGGRTVGAGVVDKIIA, encoded by the coding sequence ATGGCACGTGCAAAATTTGAACGTACAAAGCCACACGTTAACGTTGGAACAGTTGGTCACGTTGACCACGGTAAAACAACTTTAACTGCGGCTATTACAAGTACTATGGCAGCAGCAGGTAAAGCAGAAGCTAAGAAATTCGACGAAATCGATGCTGCTCCTGAAGAAAAAGCCAGAGGTATAACAATTTCAACTTCTCACGTTGAATATGAAACAGATGCCAGACACTATGCCCACGTTGACTGTCCCGGTCACGCGGACTATGTAAAAAACATGATTACAGGTGCTGCACAAATGGATGGAGCTATCTTGGTTGTAGCTGCAACTGACGGTTCTATGCCTCAAACAAAAGAACATATCCTGCTTGCAAGACAAGTTGGTGTACCTCAATTAGTTGTGTTCATGAACAAATGCGACATGGTTGACGATGAAGAATTATTGGAACTTGTTGAAATGGAATTGAGAGAAGACTTGTCAAAATATGAATTTGACGGTGATAATGTTCCTTTCATTAAAGGTTCTGCTTTGAAAGCGTTGGAAGCAGTTGTTGCTAATCCAAAAATTCAAAGAGGCGAAGATAAATGGGTCGATAAAATTTGGGAATTGATGGATGCTATCGATACTTACATCCCAACTCCTGAAAGACAAATAGACCAACCATTCTTGATGCCGGTTGAAGATGTATTCTCTATCACAGGTAGGGGTACTGTTGCAACAGGAAGAGTAGAACGTGGTAAAGTTAAAGTTGGTGAAGAAGTTGAAATCGTTGGTTTTGGCGAAACTAAAAAATGTGTAGTTACCGGTGTTGAAATGTTCAGAAAACAACTGGACGAAGGTATGGCTGGTGATAACATTGGTGCATTGCTTCGTGGTGTTGGTAAAGAAGACATCGAAAGAGGCCAGGTATTGGCAAAACCGGGTTCGATTAAACCCCACACTAAATTTACGGCAAACGTTTACGTTTTAACAAAAGAAGAAGGCGGAAGACACACTCCTTTCTTCCCCGGTTATAGACCACAATTCTATATCAGAACGACAGACGTTACCGGTTCAATCAAATTCGAAGGCGAAATGGTAATGCCTGGCGATAACGTAGTTATGGAAGTTGAACTTATCGCTCCTGTAGCTATTGAAGCAGGTATGAGATTTGCAATTCGTGAAGGCGGTCGTACCGTTGGAGCCGGAGTTGTAGATAAAATTATTGCTTAA
- the rplC gene encoding 50S ribosomal protein L3: MTLGVIGKKLGMTQVYDEKGLVIPVTVVQVAPLTVTQVKTVDTDGYSAVQVGTCACKDKRLTRPQINHLKKNNLPALSLLKEFRVPDASAYNVGDSVDLSILEGVAKVDVTAKSIGKGFQGTVKRYNFSRGPMAHGSKNHRAPGSIGAGTTPSRVVKGKKMAGNMGNEQVTVTKLKVVKVDTDKNIILIKGSIPGPEGKMVTIKPSRTKWN; encoded by the coding sequence ATGACTCTAGGAGTAATAGGAAAAAAACTAGGCATGACTCAAGTTTATGATGAAAAAGGCTTGGTCATCCCGGTTACGGTGGTTCAAGTAGCCCCCCTAACCGTTACACAGGTTAAAACCGTTGATACGGACGGTTATAGTGCTGTTCAAGTCGGAACATGCGCTTGTAAAGATAAAAGATTAACAAGACCTCAAATTAACCATTTGAAGAAAAATAACTTACCCGCATTGAGCTTACTTAAGGAATTCAGAGTTCCTGATGCAAGTGCTTACAATGTGGGTGATTCTGTTGATTTGAGTATTTTAGAAGGTGTAGCAAAGGTTGATGTTACAGCTAAATCAATAGGTAAAGGTTTTCAAGGTACCGTAAAAAGATATAACTTCTCAAGAGGACCTATGGCTCACGGTTCAAAAAACCACAGAGCGCCCGGTTCAATCGGAGCAGGTACTACCCCGAGCCGTGTTGTCAAAGGTAAAAAGATGGCAGGCAACATGGGTAATGAACAGGTTACCGTTACAAAGTTAAAAGTTGTAAAGGTTGATACCGATAAGAACATTATCTTAATTAAAGGTTCAATCCCCGGACCTGAAGGCAAAATGGTTACGATTAAACCGTCAAGAACAAAATGGAACTAA
- the rplV gene encoding 50S ribosomal protein L22: MEAKAKQSNIKMPARKIRRVINVVRGKDVNEASRILRFMPYAAARVVEKNLKDAIANASQKGLAADTLFVSEIFADEGITYKRARCRAQGRMYRRLKRTSHLTIKLAMVEK, encoded by the coding sequence ATGGAAGCAAAGGCTAAACAATCAAATATTAAAATGCCCGCAAGAAAAATTCGCAGGGTGATAAACGTAGTTAGAGGCAAAGATGTTAACGAAGCCTCCAGAATCCTTCGTTTTATGCCGTATGCCGCAGCAAGAGTAGTTGAAAAAAATCTTAAAGACGCTATTGCTAACGCATCTCAAAAAGGGCTTGCTGCAGATACACTGTTTGTATCAGAAATATTTGCAGATGAAGGCATAACTTACAAAAGAGCAAGATGCAGAGCTCAAGGTCGTATGTACAGAAGACTGAAAAGAACTTCTCATTTGACCATCAAGCTTGCAATGGTAGAGAAATAG
- the rplW gene encoding 50S ribosomal protein L23, producing the protein MSKSKTNTERLYDIIKKPIITDKSHNAVEKYGQYTFEVTKEATKVEIKQAIELIFPGRKVKAVKTVYMPSHEKRLGLKQGRTDSGKKAIVTIVGDPIEELIGA; encoded by the coding sequence ATGAGTAAGTCTAAAACAAATACAGAAAGATTATATGACATTATCAAAAAACCTATCATAACAGATAAGTCACATAATGCCGTAGAAAAGTACGGACAATATACTTTTGAAGTAACAAAAGAAGCAACAAAAGTGGAAATCAAACAAGCAATTGAATTGATTTTCCCGGGTAGAAAAGTAAAAGCGGTTAAAACCGTTTACATGCCCAGTCACGAAAAAAGATTAGGATTAAAACAAGGCAGAACTGATTCCGGTAAAAAGGCTATAGTTACTATCGTTGGAGATCCAATCGAAGAGTTAATAGGAGCATAA
- a CDS encoding YihY/virulence factor BrkB family protein, with product MFIRLCKLVFSVAEASFRDDFLGKAAEMAFYSIFAFFPFLVFMVALYSAFGTEELVTQILNYFSVIIPSDVHNYIIVMLREILHSTNATVASFTFIIAMAVASNAMFTFIKGLNKAYHVEETRPLWYTRLLSVILLFVTAFVIFLGINALVFGKIIFNFILSFGILPKQTVYFISFIRWPIIFLALYAVIFTNYYLMPNIHYNPKAKFFSTIPGTFFFCFAWIISSWLFSVYLNHFNMYSKLYGALAVFAIFLIWLYYTSFIVLLGGEVNSKFYDKLKDEERMLNTII from the coding sequence ATGTTTATAAGATTGTGTAAATTGGTTTTTTCCGTGGCGGAGGCAAGCTTTAGAGATGATTTTTTGGGGAAAGCCGCCGAGATGGCATTTTATTCAATTTTTGCTTTTTTTCCGTTTTTGGTTTTTATGGTGGCTTTATACAGCGCTTTTGGGACCGAAGAACTTGTTACTCAAATCCTTAATTATTTTTCCGTGATTATACCTTCTGACGTTCACAACTATATAATAGTAATGCTTAGAGAGATTTTGCATAGTACAAATGCAACTGTTGCTTCTTTTACTTTTATTATTGCGATGGCAGTTGCTTCTAATGCAATGTTTACATTTATAAAAGGCTTAAACAAAGCCTATCACGTGGAAGAAACCCGCCCGCTTTGGTATACCAGGCTTTTATCGGTCATCCTTCTGTTTGTTACCGCTTTTGTCATTTTTTTGGGTATCAACGCGTTGGTTTTCGGTAAAATTATTTTTAACTTTATACTAAGTTTTGGCATTTTGCCTAAGCAGACAGTGTATTTTATTTCTTTTATACGCTGGCCTATTATATTTTTGGCGCTTTATGCCGTTATTTTTACAAACTATTATTTGATGCCTAATATTCATTACAATCCAAAAGCAAAGTTCTTTTCTACTATACCAGGGACTTTTTTCTTCTGCTTTGCCTGGATAATTTCTTCGTGGCTTTTTAGCGTTTATCTGAACCACTTTAATATGTACAGCAAGCTTTACGGGGCGTTGGCTGTGTTTGCAATATTTCTGATATGGCTTTATTATACGTCTTTTATCGTGCTTTTGGGCGGCGAAGTAAACTCTAAGTTTTATGACAAACTTAAAGATGAAGAAAGAATGCTTAATACTATTATATAA
- the rplB gene encoding 50S ribosomal protein L2, which yields MAIRKINPTSPGQRGMSRFEFDEITTDKPEKSLLEPIKKQAGRNNTGKITCRHKGGGHKRAYRKIDFKRDKFNVPGTVKTVEYDPNRNVRISLVFYADGEKRYILTPQQLNVGDVIVSGPDAEIKVGNALPLYAIPLGTIVHNIEMKPNKGAQLVRSAGGGAQVMAKEGEFVTLKLPSSEMRMVNKNCIATIGTLGNEEAKNISLGKAGRTRHLGIKPTVRGVVMNPVDHPHGGGEGKTSTGGPPQTPWGKPALGYRTRRNKQSDQYIVRRRK from the coding sequence ATGGCAATTCGTAAAATAAATCCAACTTCTCCGGGTCAAAGAGGCATGTCTCGTTTTGAATTTGACGAGATTACAACAGATAAACCCGAGAAATCATTACTTGAGCCTATTAAAAAGCAAGCCGGCAGAAACAACACAGGCAAAATTACCTGCAGACACAAAGGCGGCGGACATAAAAGAGCTTACAGGAAAATTGATTTCAAAAGAGATAAATTTAATGTTCCGGGAACAGTGAAAACTGTTGAGTATGACCCGAACAGAAACGTTAGAATATCTTTGGTATTCTATGCAGATGGTGAAAAAAGATATATTTTAACCCCGCAACAATTAAATGTTGGTGATGTTATTGTATCAGGACCTGATGCGGAAATTAAAGTAGGAAACGCTCTTCCATTATATGCAATTCCACTTGGTACTATTGTGCATAACATAGAGATGAAACCTAACAAGGGTGCGCAGTTAGTAAGAAGTGCCGGCGGCGGCGCTCAGGTAATGGCAAAAGAAGGTGAATTCGTTACTTTGAAGTTGCCAAGCTCAGAAATGAGAATGGTTAACAAAAATTGTATCGCTACAATCGGTACTTTGGGAAATGAAGAAGCCAAAAACATTTCTTTAGGTAAAGCAGGACGCACTCGTCACTTAGGTATCAAGCCTACAGTGAGGGGGGTTGTAATGAACCCTGTAGATCACCCTCACGGTGGCGGCGAAGGTAAAACTTCAACAGGCGGACCTCCTCAAACACCTTGGGGTAAACCTGCACTTGGTTATAGAACTAGACGTAATAAACAATCTGACCAATATATAGTCAGAAGACGTAAATAA
- a CDS encoding bifunctional oligoribonuclease/PAP phosphatase NrnA, which translates to MNTYIEVLEKIKSAQNILLVSHIGPDGDTVASTLAMNKLIKKNFPDKNPVFVIQHKIPDVYTFLPGIEDCILTNHEVKVHKFDLAIALDCATLDRMGYFEKIYKKANFTINLDHHITNPHFADINIVEGHFSSTAEVIYKLFVENNLEIDKETALCLYTGLLTDTGGFRYSNTNEASFEAAKQLVSLGANPTEIFEKCYERKPKEMLKIAAFAVYSAVYVMDDKISYTKIDRKMLEEFNAKDEHLEGISEILRQEKDVEVSFVVKETVKKEAKFSFRSKRVDVSQICEFFGGGGHKLAAGCIIQKSLDEAINDVLPIVKSQVKKCL; encoded by the coding sequence TTGAATACTTACATCGAAGTTTTAGAAAAAATTAAATCGGCACAAAATATCCTTTTGGTTTCGCATATAGGTCCCGATGGCGATACGGTTGCCTCGACTTTGGCTATGAATAAACTTATAAAGAAGAATTTTCCCGATAAAAATCCGGTTTTTGTTATACAGCATAAAATCCCTGATGTTTATACGTTTTTGCCCGGGATTGAAGATTGTATTTTAACAAACCATGAAGTTAAGGTTCATAAATTTGATTTGGCTATTGCGCTGGATTGTGCGACTTTGGACAGAATGGGTTATTTTGAAAAAATTTATAAAAAAGCGAATTTTACGATAAATCTTGACCATCATATAACAAACCCCCATTTTGCCGATATAAATATAGTAGAGGGGCATTTTTCAAGTACTGCGGAAGTCATTTATAAATTATTTGTTGAAAATAATCTTGAAATAGATAAAGAAACCGCCCTGTGTCTTTATACAGGCTTGCTCACGGATACAGGCGGATTTAGGTACTCAAATACCAATGAAGCGTCTTTTGAAGCTGCAAAACAATTGGTGTCTTTGGGCGCTAACCCTACTGAAATTTTTGAAAAATGTTATGAGCGCAAACCTAAGGAAATGCTTAAAATAGCTGCTTTTGCTGTTTATAGTGCTGTTTATGTTATGGATGATAAAATTTCTTACACTAAAATCGACAGGAAGATGCTCGAAGAGTTCAACGCAAAAGATGAACATTTGGAAGGAATTTCCGAGATTTTAAGACAGGAAAAAGACGTAGAGGTCAGCTTTGTTGTTAAAGAAACCGTTAAAAAAGAAGCAAAATTCAGCTTTCGCAGCAAACGTGTCGATGTTTCCCAAATTTGTGAATTTTTTGGCGGCGGCGGTCATAAACTGGCTGCAGGCTGTATTATCCAAAAAAGCTTAGATGAGGCGATAAACGATGTTTTACCGATTGTAAAATCACAGGTGAAAAAATGTTTATAA
- the rpsS gene encoding 30S ribosomal protein S19, translating into MARSLKKGPFVHESLMKKIEKMNDVGDKKVIKTWSRASMIIPEMLGHTIAVHNGKTHVPIYVTEQMIGHRLGEFAPTRFFRGHAGQDKTAKRK; encoded by the coding sequence ATGGCTCGTTCACTAAAAAAAGGTCCATTCGTTCACGAATCGTTAATGAAAAAAATAGAAAAAATGAATGATGTAGGCGATAAGAAAGTAATCAAAACTTGGTCGAGAGCGTCTATGATTATTCCTGAGATGTTAGGACACACAATCGCAGTACACAACGGAAAAACACACGTTCCTATATATGTTACAGAACAAATGATTGGTCATAGACTCGGCGAATTTGCACCGACAAGATTTTTCAGGGGTCATGCCGGTCAAGACAAAACAGCGAAAAGGAAATAG
- the rpsJ gene encoding 30S ribosomal protein S10: MSTKQQRIRVCLKAYDHRLIDASAEKIIDTAKRIDAKVAGPIPLPTRRRIFCVLRSPHVNKKSREHFEIRTHKRIIDIYPSNTNTEELFRLDLPAGVDIEVKL, encoded by the coding sequence ATGAGTACTAAGCAACAAAGAATAAGAGTTTGCTTAAAGGCATATGATCACAGACTTATCGATGCTTCTGCCGAAAAAATTATTGATACGGCAAAAAGAATTGATGCAAAAGTCGCAGGTCCTATACCGTTACCGACAAGACGTCGTATTTTCTGTGTTTTGAGATCACCTCACGTGAACAAAAAATCAAGAGAACACTTTGAAATACGTACGCACAAAAGAATAATCGATATATATCCTTCAAATACAAATACTGAAGAATTATTCAGATTAGATCTTCCTGCCGGCGTAGACATCGAAGTTAAATTATAA
- the rplD gene encoding 50S ribosomal protein L4 → MSKQLTLHSSNGSQLGQIDLEDKVFGVEPNIHLMHLALRRQLNNARAGSANSKTRAEVRGGGKKPWKQKGTGRARAGSLRSPLFEGGGVIFGPKPRDYSFKMPVKARRLALRSALSSKLDNTLVIKDFSALTQPKTKDFNNILASLKVEGKILIIADTKQQENQHLELAARNLPNVKIIIPSNINVKDILEAASVVITESSIAEITERLMK, encoded by the coding sequence ATGTCAAAACAATTAACATTACATAGCAGCAACGGAAGTCAACTGGGTCAAATAGACTTGGAAGATAAAGTATTCGGCGTTGAGCCTAATATTCATCTTATGCACCTTGCGCTAAGAAGACAATTAAATAATGCAAGAGCAGGCAGTGCCAATTCAAAAACCCGTGCAGAAGTGCGCGGAGGCGGTAAAAAGCCTTGGAAACAAAAAGGTACAGGCAGAGCAAGAGCAGGCAGTTTGAGAAGCCCTCTTTTTGAAGGCGGCGGAGTTATCTTCGGACCTAAACCCAGAGATTATTCCTTCAAAATGCCGGTTAAAGCACGCAGATTGGCGTTAAGATCAGCTTTATCTTCAAAACTGGACAACACTTTGGTTATCAAAGATTTCTCGGCTTTAACCCAACCTAAAACTAAGGACTTCAATAATATATTGGCTTCTTTAAAAGTTGAAGGAAAGATATTAATAATAGCCGATACAAAACAACAAGAAAATCAACATCTGGAATTGGCGGCAAGAAATCTTCCTAACGTTAAAATAATAATCCCTTCCAACATAAACGTAAAAGATATATTGGAAGCAGCAAGTGTTGTTATTACTGAATCTTCGATAGCTGAAATAACAGAGAGGTTGATGAAATAA